The sequence below is a genomic window from Wyeomyia smithii strain HCP4-BCI-WySm-NY-G18 chromosome 1, ASM2978416v1, whole genome shotgun sequence.
GGCAGCACTGCAAAAGTGGAACAGGAAATAATTAACGGGCAGTTTGAGTCAGAGAAATCAAAGGGACATTAGTAAAAAGGAAGCTGCGAAGCGATTTTCGACGGAACGTGAATTTGGatggtttttttgttttttgaatggGCCAAAACTTGCTGCTTCCGAATTGAGTTTTGCACCGGTTAGAAACCACGTGTCTTGTTAGCGGTTTCTGCCAAAGTTTGCGTTTTGTTGCAGCGGTTTAGCTGGGACACGAACCTGCGAGTTAAGACTGCTCTGCTCGGATTGGTCAGTGTTGTGATTGTTCTCACCATTGGATGCGCTTCTCAGGAAGAACACTTTCTCCGCCGTTGGGTTGGGCCACGAAAGAATTCCCTTTTTGTCCACGCAGCAGAGGGCCTgtgaaaatatttgaacatcAAACAAATTTTCGAAGGTAATAAATTCCATTCGAACGAACCGTGATTGATCCAAGCACTTGCACCACATTCGCACTTCGGCTGAGCAATTCCGCTCTTCCGAAAAATAGTTGCCACCAGTAGTAACCGACCAGCCGGCGGGGTAATTTTACATGATCTAAATCTCCCGTTGGGGTATCTAAATCTTCCTGGAAGGATTTGTGTGCTGCGGCTCGCATCACCGACTGGGGAACCGAGAGAAGGGCCTCCAGCCGGGCCGTTCCCCACAGGTTAACCGTAGTCCACAGAAAGGGAAACACCAGGGGTAAAATCGGCAGCAGCGCAGCGGAAGGATTCAGAAGAAACACATTTCGCCAGTTAGTGGGAACTTTTCCATTGAAGTAGAAACCCAGATAGCGGAGCACACCGACAATCAGGGTGAGAACCAGAACCACTAGCCAGCCCCACTGCTGGATGCACTTGGTGATGAGAAGATCCCGCTGTTGGTTTATAATCGTGGTCGGTCGGTTCAGAAAATTATCCAGCGTCGTTCGTAGGTTGTCCAGAAAAGGCGTAACTTCCACCACACAAATTAGATCGGGCATGGGAGCTCGTGCGACTGGCTTTTTCGGGGGTTCCATTACTTGGGCCAAACCGTAGGTTTCACCGCACTTGAATGATCGCTTGCCAGCGATTTCCGTACATGTTCCGGGCGATACCTGTCCCGGTCGCATCACGATATGATCTCCGCGAACCAGGAGAGCCCACGGTAGATTGACTATTTTCCCATCTCGGTAGGTCCATTGCAGGGTCACGCAGGGCGACAGCGGACTGCAAATGTGTGGATAGTTGGCTGCTGTCCACTCCCTGCACAGCTCAGCGCCGCATTTTATTTCCGCCAGCACGCTACGTACCTTTCGGTAGATTTCCGTACAGCGAAGATTGTTCTCACGCACTATCAGCGCTACAGTAAATAGCAGAAGTAGCAGGATAAATCCTGCGGAAAAATAATATCCGGTAATGAAAAATGACACGACGAGTGCAATCGATGCCAGTAGCGGAAACCAGTTCAGGGGACTGGTCAAATTTCCCACGAATGAAGACTTAAACTGAAGGAACCATCTGCAAAACGATATTATAATAAATAGATACGAAtaagtttaattttttcactAACCTTTGCTTCGCAAATCTTTCCTCATAGGCAGTCAGCACCACCTCGACGTCGTCGTGCAGCCTCTGCAAGGCGATCACCGTCGTCAACCCGAGGTACTCCCGGTCGCCAAGTTCTTCGCCGGTAACGCGCGGCGAGCAAATCCGCTGCAGTTCGCTCTCCAAACCCATGGCCGTTCCGCGGTCCCAGTTCACATCGCAGCTGAATTAATTTTCGCATAAAATTTTTCTGACTCCAGCTGCGAGTAACGCTACGCAATCAAACAGAGATAAGTGTACTTATCTGAGCTTCACTAATCATCACCTTGCCTGAGTACGTGGGTTCTTTTTTCGCGTAGAAAAAATTCTTACGAATGTTTACATGTTACACCTGTTTCTTCTGCTGAGGGGGGAgaaaatttttcgttttcctTCCAAAACACAACACCACCATATGACGTTTTAACCAGTTTTCACATCGATTTTCGACGAACGCGTCGAAACGCTTTTTGCCTGTGTTGTGTGTACAGGCGCACAAAACATACCGACTGATAACAACTGTCAGTCACTTTTGTGTGCGTGTTTTGTTTCTTGAACGGTGCGATTCGAGCTAATTTTCTGTGTGTTTGTGTGAAGGTTAACAAGTTTTTAGACCGGTGTTGCGTGAGTATGAAAACAGtatttgtttacttttattaaTCTGGTTTGTCCTGTTTGCCCTCTGAATCCGGAATGCAAAATGTGGACATTTCATTGCGAAATACGTGAAATACTTATAACGAATTTCTTAATTATTAGAGCTAGTTTTTAATGTGTTGAAAACATGATCTGGCATCTCTTGGGGCAGTTTACGCAAAGTCTTATTGGATTTCACTTTATTACATTCAATTATTATAGTTTGCAATATCAGCTAACTTATTTATTATACATAAAATGTTATACATTCCTGTAGCACTTTGGAACTTCATTAGTATCAATGCCCGCCTTTTTCATTTCGACAGCTAAGGAAAATAAGTAGTCGTAACATTCAGTCATTGCTTTAGCTTTTTGCCAACTTCCACCCCATACGTAAACACCATGTCGCCTAACCAGTACAGCCGATGTCCCTGGATACTCTTGCAAAGCTTTTCCCATTTCTTCTTCCAAGTCCTTTTCCAGTGCTGTATTCTCTATAATAGGAACTACCAGCTCTTCGTCAAAGCGCAAATTACGCTTCAATTCCTGATTGTAGATTCCCTTAATCATTTCCAAATGAGTACACCTAAATTCTCTTCCAGGCCATAGAAGTGTTACCATGACCGCCGCTGAACTGTGCGTATGAATAACTGCTCCAGCATTTCTTTCCCGATAAGCTAACATGAATAATGGAGTGCATTGACTTTTCGTTAACTTTTTATAATCTGGAGGTTTTTGCAAATCATCTCCTCCCATGTTTTGGACAAACAAATCATCCGGTTGGATACGTTCTTTCTGCACACCTGAGGGAGCGATGTAAATGTCGTCGTCCAGTTTCATGCTGATTCCTCCTCCAGTGCCGGTTACCCATCCTAGGTTGTAGAATTGCTTGCACAGCTCCGGTATAAGCTTTCGCGGATGCTCTTCTGGCAAATCCTGATATATAGATGAACCGAACGACGCCATCAGCAGTTGAAATTTATATTCAAATTCAGTTTAACTAGGAACGAGGacaacaaataaatttattatcagTATATATCTACGCGCTGCTAGAAAAGTACTgcagaaaatataaaaattactaAAGTTTGCCGTGATAcagggatgccagatgtttATGTAAAAGGTCTGCCACTACTCGAAAACCGGATAAATTActcgtgattcaaaaattttgcGTTCGCGCCGGCAAACATCTGCAAAaacctgcacacattttgagaaagctatggaaaaatgcaagtatctgcaattaaataaaaatataaagatGGTTAACTTCTCGATACTTCATTAAGTTAGTTTTTAGCATTAACAATAATTGGGCCACAAACATAAGACATACgaaacactggcgattttttctggtacacgttgccccatcacatacataagacatacgtaacactcaggaagaaatcttccaaaaaagttggtacaaaatgaactactcgaaagtaccaacctttgtgaaaaaaacctctgtttgagttgtttttgaaggcagtgtacatgcgcagccctgcatttgtctcgttcctacttgaaaaatgtatgttttatgtatgtggccccatagtactccgtacctcgtcctgacaaactgctcgataaataatgaacaaaatgaatttcctttttctcggctttatcgagccccaaagaaaatcctataagaaactgtcaaaaagttatttacaaaatcaatgcaccagttttcgagtaggaacgagacaaatgcaggactgcacaggtacactgccttcaaaaacaactcaaacggtgattttattcagagtgttcATTTCAGAAGTTCATTtggtaccaacttttttggaagatttctttctGAGTGTTACgaatgtcttatgtatgtgattgGGCTGTTTAGCTATATTGCCCCTTGCATAATTATTTGgacttctgtgataatcattcattgcccaatttcttatttcgctttatcaaattgacacctcagtagcacagtggcagtttttttgggttcattgtttattttgtttttcatttgcaacattaagtatatatttttgagcagtttttgttgaaaatttggttgaatatcaaaacaaaactaaatgttacatgattgattgggtgataccacatacataagacatacgtaacactggcgttttttttctggtacacgttgccccatagtactccgtacctcgccctgtcaaactgctcgataaataatgaacaaaataattttttttttctcggccttatcgagcccccaagaaaatcccataaggaactgtcaagaagttatttacaaaatcaatgcagcatttttcaagtaggaacgagacaaatgcagggctgcgcatgtacactgccttcaaaaacaactcaaacagaggtttttttcacagaggttggtactttcgagtagttcattttgtaccaacttttttggaagatttcttcctgagtgttacgtatgtcttatgtatgtggtgatactgagtatcgatactttctcaattgtcattgtatcgataccagactacacggtttcaagtatactttaATAATACATATAGGTATCAAGCACTGACCATTGCTGGAGTGATTTCTTATTAACCTACCAAGGTAGCAGTCatgatagagattttttttgcgctagtatcgatacccatCTGGGCGATGGGCGAAATCGTGtgcgagattcgactgtgataatcgtGTATTTCGGGGTAGTCCAATTTGGCATAAAAGTCGCAATATCTGTCTTTTTAAATCATCCGGAAGAGCTACATTTTCTGAGCCCTTtaaaggccataaaagaaaatgatcccaaattaggttgaaaatcgccgaaaacgccttctaaaagccagaaaaggccttaaAAGAAAATAAGAATAGCCGAatagtgcttcctaaggccagaaaaggcccaaatagaaaatgatcccaaattaagctcagaatcgctgaaaacgccttctaaaggccagaaaaggccgaaaaagaaaatgatcccaaattaagctcagaatcgccgaaaacgccttctaaaggccagaaaaaaatgatgccaaagaagctcagaatcgccgaaaaatgcttcctaaggccagaaaaggccaaaaaatatgatcgaaaattgagctcagaatcgccgaaaacgccttctaaaggccagaaaagcccaaaaaagaaaatgatcgcaaattgagctctgaatcgccgaaaacgccttctaaaggccagaaaaggcaaaaaaaaaaaatgatgccaaataaagctcagaatcgccgaaaagtgcttcctaaggccagaaaaggccgaaaaagaaaatgatcccaaattgagctcaaaattgccgaaaacgccttctaaaggccagaaaagcccaaaaaagaaaatgatcgcaAACTGAGCtctgaatcgccgaaaacgccttctaaaggccagaaaaggcaaaaaaaaatgatcccaaattaagctcataatcgccgaaaacgccttctaaaggccagaaaaggccaaagaagaaaatgatcccaaattaagctcagaatcgccgaaaagtgcttcctaaggccagaaaaggccgaaaaagaaaatgatcccaaattgagctcaaaattgccgaaaatgccttctaaagaccagaaaaggcctaaatagaaaatgatcccaaattaagctcagaatcgccgaaaagtggttcctaaggccagaaaaggccaaaaattaaaatgatcccaaattgagctcagaatcgccaaaaacgccataacagaaaatgatcccaaattgagctcagaatcgccgaaaagtgcttcgaaAGACCAGGAAAAGccttaaaagaaaatgatcccaaatggagctcagaatcgccgaaaagagcttcctaaggccagaaaaggccgaaaaagaaaatgataccaaattgagctcaaaattgccgaaaacgccttctaaaggccagaaaagcccaaaaaagaaaatgatcccaaattgagttcaaaatcgtcgaaaacgccttctaaaggccagaaaaagccaaaaaagaaaatgatcccaaataaagctcaaaatcgtcgaaaacgctttctaaaggccagaaaaggccaaaaaggaaaatgatcccaaattaagctcagaatcgccgaaaacgccttctaaaggccagaaaaggccgaaaaagaaaatgatcccaaattaagctcaaaatcgccgaaaacgccttctaaaggccagaaaagcccaaaaaagaaaatgatgccaaaaaagctcagaatcgccgaaaagtgcttcctaaggccagaaaaggccaaaaaaaatatgatcgcaaattgagctcagaatcgccgaaaacgccttctaaaggccagaaaagcccaaaaaagaaaatgatcgcaaattgagctctgaatcgccgaaaacgccttctaaaggccagaaaaggcaaaaaaaaatgatcccaaattaagctcgtaatcgccgaaaacgccttctaaaggccagaaaaggccaaaaaagaaaatgatcccaaattaagctcagaatcgccgaagagtgcttcctaaggccagaaaaggccggaaaagaaaatgatcccaaattgagctcaaaattgccgaaaacgccttctgaagaccagaaaaggcctaaagagaaaatgatcccgaattaagctcagaaccgCCAGTAAcgtcttctaaagaccagaaaaggccaaaatagaaaatgatcccaaattaagctcagaatcgccgaaaagtgcttcctaaggccagaaaaggccaaaaattaaaatgatcccaaattgagctcagcatcgccaaaaacgccaaaacagaaaatgatcccaaattaagctcagaatcgccgaaaacgccttctaaagaccaggaAAAGccttaaaagaaaatgatcccaaattgagctcagaatcgccgaaaagtgcttcctaaggccagaaaaggccgaaaaagaaaatgatctcaaattgagctcaaaattgccgaaaacgccttctaaaggccagaaaagcccaaaaaagaaaatgatcccaaattgagttcaaaatcgtcgaaaacgccttctaaaggccagaaaaagccaaaaaagaatatgatcccaaataaagctcaaaatcgtcgaaaacgctttctaaaggccagaaaaggccaaaaaggaaaatgatcccaaattaagctcagaatcgccgaaaacgcattctgaaggccagaaaaggccgaaaaagaaaatgatcccaaattaagctcaaaatcgccgaaaacgccttctaaaggccagaaaaggccaaaaaaaaagatGCCAAagaagctcagaatcgccgaaaagtgcttcctaaggccagaaaaggccaaaaaatatgatcgcaaattgagctcagaatcgccgaaaacgccttctaaaggccagaaaaggccgaaaaagaaaatgatcccaaattaagctcaaaatcgccgaaaacgccttctaaaggccagaaaagcccaaaaaagaaaatgatgccaaataaagctcagaatcgtcgaaaagtgcttcctaaggccagaaaaggccaaaaaagaatatgatcgcaaattgagctcgaaattgccgaaaacgccttcttaaggccagaaaaggccaaaaaagaaaatgatcccaaattaagctcgaaatcgtcgaaaacgctttctaaaggccagaaaaggccaaaaaggaaaatgatcccaaattaagctcagaatcgccgaaaacgccttctaaaggccagaaaaggccgaaaaagaaaatgatcccaaattaagctcaaaatcgccgaaaacgccttctaaaggccagaaaaggccaaaaaaaaaatgttgccaaagaagctcagaatcgccgaaaagtgcttcctaaggccagaaaaggccaaaaaatatgatcgcaaattgagttcagaatcgccgaaaacgccttctaaaggccagaaaagcccaaaaaagaaaatgatcgcaaattgagctctgaatcgccgaaaacgccttctaaagaccagaaaaggcctaaagagaaaatgatcccgaattaagctcagaatcgccgaaaagtgcttcctaaggccagaaaaggccacaaaagaaaatgatctcaaatggagcccagaatagccgaaaacgccttctaaaggccaaataagaaaatgatctcaaatttagctcagaatcgccgaaaacgccttctaaaggccagaaaaggcaaaaaaaatgatcccaaattaagctcagattcgccgaaaagtgcttcctaaggccagaaaaggccgaaaaagaaaatgatcccaaattgagctcaaaattgccgaaaacgccttctaaagaccagaaaaggcctaaagagaaaatgatcccgaattaagctcagaatcgccaaaaacgtcttctaaagaccagaaaaggccaaaatagaaaatgatcccaaattaagctcagaatcgccgaaaagtgcttcctaaggccagaaaaggccaaataagaaaatgatcccaaattgagctcagaatcgcgaaaacgccttctaaagaccaggaAAAGccttaaaagaaaatgatctcaaattgagctcagaatcgccgaaaagtgcttctaaaggccagaaaaggccgaaaaagaaaatgatcccaaattgagttcaaaatcgtcgaaaacgccttctaaaggccaaaaagcctaaaaaggaaatgatcccaaattgagctcaaaattgccgaaaacgccttctaaaggccagaaaaggccacaaaagaaaatgatctcaaattgagctcagaatcgccgaaaacgccttctaaaggccagaaaaggccaaaaaaatgatcccaaattaagctcataatcgccgaaaacgccttctaaaggccagaaaaggccaaaaaagaaaatgatcctaaattaagctcagaatcgccgaaaagtgcttcctaaggccagaaaaggccaaaaaataaaatgatcccaaattgagctcagaatcgccaaaaacgccaaattagaaaatgatcccaaattaagttcagaatcgccaaaaaacgccttctaaaggccaaaaaaacgccaaaacagaaaatgatcccgaattgagctcagaatcgccgaaaagtgcttcttaagaCCAGGAAAGGCcacaaaagaaaatgatcccaaattaagctcagaatcgccgaaaagtgcttcctaaggccagaaaaggccgaaaaagaaaatgatcccaaattaagctcagaatagccgagaAGTGCTTCCTATGGCCAGGAAAAGccttaaaagaaaatgatcccagactgagttcagaatcgccgaaaagtgcttcccaaggacagaaaaggcctaaaagaaaatgattccaaattgagctcaaaattgcCGGAAACGCCTCCTAtagaccagaaaaggcctaaaaagaaaatgatcccaaattaagctcagaatcgccggaaagtgcttcctaaggccagaaaaggcctaaatagaaaatgattccaggTTAacctcagaatcgctgaaaagtactttctaaggccaacaaagaaaatgatcccaaattaagcccgAATTCGCCGAAatgtgcttcctaaggccagaaaaggccaaaacgaaAATGTGCCTGACTATtgcagaaaatgcaaatatttgcgtgtcTGTACTTCGTTTCTAGACACGTATTTGTAACCTTCGGTTACATTGCGTGTGCTGGCTCCGCCACAATTGAAACTTCATCCAGACTTGCCCGGTTAAAATCTTCACCTCCCAGATCCTACCCTGGATTCAGAGCACATTTACATGAGTGTtatccctccaagtctgtcGTTTAACGTCTAGGACGGAGGGGTCACCCATATAGGAAAGCTTGTCAATAGTATCACCATTACTACTTCAGCAGGGTTgagtgatatccctccaagtctgtcGCGTCGCGTCTGCGACGGAGGGGTCACTCATTAGGGTTCGTTCACAGATGCGTTGAGGAGACAACCTAGGTATTCGGATCCACAGGGTGGGTCAAAAGGAATGAGTGGCCTACCGAACAGTTCATTACGACTCGGGAGTGTTCGTGGCACTCCCGATTCGGAAATGACAGTTCACATATAAAGCGACGAGGCAATTCTAAGCGGGTTCTCTTTCGGCTAAAACAGCTAACGACTCAGAGGTGCGCGTATAAAGTTTTTTACCGTACTTGAGGTTTACGCTATGTATAAAATACGGGGAGTTTTCGCAGTGATTAATTAGAAAATTGTACTAttaggtgaatgttttaaaatttgttattGTCAAGTTG
It includes:
- the LOC129732760 gene encoding probable methylthioribulose-1-phosphate dehydratase; translation: MASFGSSIYQDLPEEHPRKLIPELCKQFYNLGWVTGTGGGISMKLDDDIYIAPSGVQKERIQPDDLFVQNMGGDDLQKPPDYKKLTKSQCTPLFMLAYRERNAGAVIHTHSSAAVMVTLLWPGREFRCTHLEMIKGIYNQELKRNLRFDEELVVPIIENTALEKDLEEEMGKALQEYPGTSAVLVRRHGVYVWGGSWQKAKAMTECYDYLFSLAVEMKKAGIDTNEVPKCYRNV